In Vibrio marisflavi CECT 7928, the following are encoded in one genomic region:
- a CDS encoding DUF4442 domain-containing protein: protein MGKLLARMYKPNIVRRALNLWPPFWGSGIKIESISQDFRQVRVRLKLRWWNKNANRAQYGGSIFSLTDPVYALMLMGILGDEYYVWDKEASINFIKPGYSDLYADFIISEEQIETIVSGTHNGEKCFPEFVIRVKNRSGEVVSEVQRKLYVRKKPAFRELSNQE from the coding sequence ATGGGTAAACTTCTAGCCAGAATGTATAAGCCGAATATAGTGAGGAGAGCGTTGAATTTGTGGCCACCATTTTGGGGCTCTGGCATAAAAATAGAATCGATTAGCCAAGACTTTCGTCAAGTGAGAGTGAGGTTAAAGCTGCGTTGGTGGAATAAAAATGCTAATCGAGCTCAATATGGAGGCAGTATTTTTTCACTTACCGATCCTGTCTATGCGTTGATGTTAATGGGTATCTTGGGTGATGAATACTATGTGTGGGATAAAGAAGCGAGTATTAACTTTATTAAACCGGGATACAGTGATTTATACGCGGACTTTATAATTTCTGAGGAACAAATTGAAACGATCGTTTCTGGGACTCACAACGGAGAGAAGTGTTTTCCAGAATTTGTCATCAGAGTTAAGAATAGAAGCGGTGAGGTGGTTTCAGAAGTACAACGAAAGTTATATGTGAGAAAGAAACCTGCTTTTAGAGAGTTAAGTAACCAAGAGTAA
- the nagE gene encoding N-acetylglucosamine-specific PTS transporter subunit IIBC yields the protein MNILGYAQKLGKALMLPIATLPVAALLLRLGQPDLLNIAFMADAGGAIFTNLPLLFGLGIAIGLSKDGAGAAGLAGAVAYFVLVATTKSINKDIDMSFFGGIIAGVIAGHSYNAFHKTRLPEWLAFFAGKRLVPIMSGLFALIAGAVAGLIWPTIQHGLDSAAHGIVHAGYIGEFIYGVLNRALIPVGLHYVLNAYMWFGQGTCQEIITAPIGVLHNVTQLCVDPAVAKELVVGQAHTFHFANSVTPEITAVVEKVTDIMKTGDLNRFFAGDKSAGVFMTGFFPIMMFGLPGAVLAMYLAAPKHRRPHVAGLFISVALTAFVTGITEPTEFMFMFLAPGLYVIHAILTGLSLAVTNYLGILDGFGFSAGLIDFVLNWGLATKPLELLFVGIGFGAIYFVIFYFAIRFWNLKTPGREDEDEGQAEEQAGSESELARKYLKALGGKDNLTAIDACITRLRLTLKDRSVADEVILKKLGAKGVVKLGESNLQVILGPLAEIIAGEMKAIGSGDDLSDVELPKK from the coding sequence GTGAATATTCTTGGGTACGCGCAAAAACTAGGTAAAGCTTTAATGCTACCTATCGCAACGTTACCAGTTGCAGCGCTTCTATTGCGTCTTGGACAACCTGACTTGCTCAATATTGCCTTTATGGCTGATGCAGGTGGTGCGATATTTACGAACCTTCCATTGTTATTTGGACTCGGTATTGCAATCGGTTTATCTAAAGATGGTGCTGGTGCTGCTGGTCTAGCAGGTGCTGTTGCATACTTTGTACTTGTTGCTACAACGAAATCAATAAACAAAGACATCGATATGTCATTCTTCGGCGGTATCATCGCCGGTGTTATAGCTGGACACTCTTACAATGCTTTCCATAAAACTCGTCTTCCAGAGTGGCTAGCTTTCTTCGCAGGTAAACGACTTGTTCCAATCATGTCTGGCTTGTTTGCACTTATCGCAGGTGCGGTTGCAGGTCTTATCTGGCCAACTATCCAACATGGCTTGGATTCAGCGGCACACGGTATCGTTCACGCAGGTTACATCGGTGAGTTTATCTATGGTGTTCTAAACCGCGCATTGATTCCTGTTGGTTTGCACTACGTACTCAACGCTTATATGTGGTTCGGTCAAGGTACATGTCAAGAAATTATCACTGCGCCTATCGGTGTTCTTCACAACGTGACTCAGTTATGTGTTGACCCAGCAGTCGCGAAAGAATTAGTTGTTGGTCAAGCTCATACTTTCCACTTTGCAAACTCTGTAACACCAGAAATCACAGCTGTTGTTGAAAAAGTTACCGATATTATGAAAACAGGTGACTTAAACCGTTTCTTCGCAGGTGATAAGAGTGCTGGTGTGTTCATGACTGGCTTCTTCCCAATCATGATGTTTGGTCTACCAGGTGCTGTACTTGCTATGTACCTAGCGGCGCCTAAACATAGACGTCCTCATGTTGCTGGCCTATTTATCTCTGTTGCATTGACTGCTTTCGTAACAGGTATCACAGAGCCAACTGAGTTCATGTTCATGTTCCTAGCACCAGGCTTGTATGTCATCCATGCAATCTTGACGGGCTTGTCACTTGCTGTGACCAACTACTTGGGTATTCTTGATGGCTTTGGTTTCTCTGCAGGTTTAATTGACTTTGTACTTAACTGGGGTCTAGCGACTAAACCATTGGAGCTGCTGTTTGTCGGTATAGGATTTGGTGCTATTTACTTTGTTATCTTCTACTTTGCAATTCGCTTCTGGAACCTTAAAACACCAGGTCGTGAAGATGAAGACGAAGGGCAAGCTGAAGAGCAAGCAGGTTCTGAGAGTGAGTTAGCACGTAAATATCTTAAAGCCCTAGGTGGAAAAGATAACCTTACAGCAATTGACGCTTGTATTACTCGTCTACGTCTAACGTTGAAAGATCGTTCAGTAGCAGATGAAGTTATCTTGAAAAAGCTTGGAGCGAAAGGTGTTGTTAAACTAGGTGAGAGCAACTTACAAGTTATCCTAGGCCCACTAGCAGAAATCATCGCTGGCGAAATGAAGGCGATTGGTTCAGGTGATGACTTATCGGACGTCGAACTTCCGAAGAAATAA
- a CDS encoding alpha/beta fold hydrolase translates to MSQLLNYKLEGEGHTIVLIHGLFGNLDNLGVLARELKKEYQVLSVDLRNHGRSFHSDEINYSSMAEDVRLVLEHLQINAFTLIGHSMGGKVAIKLADIERERTQNLIVLDMSPVAYTSRKHDNVLAGLHAVMEGKPTSRSSALQAMARHIEMDGVRQFLSKSLYNNDGVFSWRFNVLAVEENYWNILGWQDIETLSTPTLFVKGGESDYLLAEHQTHIQKQFSNVKAHVIANAGHWLHAEKPNEVLRAVTKFIQSK, encoded by the coding sequence ATGTCACAATTGCTCAACTACAAATTAGAAGGTGAGGGTCACACCATCGTTTTGATCCACGGACTATTCGGAAACTTAGACAACTTGGGCGTGCTGGCGCGTGAGTTAAAGAAAGAATATCAAGTCCTCAGCGTCGATTTACGTAATCATGGGCGCTCTTTTCACAGTGATGAAATAAACTACTCTTCAATGGCGGAAGATGTCAGATTAGTCCTCGAACATTTGCAAATTAACGCTTTCACATTAATTGGTCACTCAATGGGTGGAAAAGTCGCAATTAAACTGGCAGATATCGAAAGAGAACGTACACAAAACCTGATTGTTTTAGACATGTCTCCCGTTGCCTACACCAGTCGTAAACACGATAACGTACTGGCTGGGCTACACGCCGTAATGGAAGGCAAACCGACATCTCGATCAAGCGCTTTACAAGCAATGGCTAGGCACATTGAAATGGATGGCGTAAGACAGTTTTTAAGTAAATCTCTTTATAATAATGATGGTGTGTTTAGCTGGCGCTTCAACGTACTGGCAGTGGAAGAAAATTACTGGAATATTCTTGGTTGGCAAGACATCGAGACTCTTTCAACTCCTACTCTGTTTGTTAAGGGTGGCGAGTCAGATTATCTTCTCGCAGAGCACCAAACACATATTCAAAAGCAGTTTAGCAATGTAAAGGCTCATGTCATCGCCAATGCTGGTCATTGGCTGCACGCTGAGAAACCCAACGAAGTACTGCGTGCTGTCACCAAGTTTATTCAATCGAAGTAG
- a CDS encoding TetR/AcrR family transcriptional regulator, with translation MKAQPKKKERDSKTHRDNILRAAQELFTALDYDRVSMRMIAKQSGASSSVIYHYFGNKEGLFESVVRETVLPIQEHLKVIVHKNADQDLISLIKALFRAISEVPNFPKLVIQVMKMPSTNFQRKIVQDMFEEFSRPMQNIIFDKLQREGAIRSDMDPKWCRLSWMSLLIFPLMLPKSIYDLHGFEDENFLEYLLEHNLKVMRHGFICK, from the coding sequence ATGAAAGCTCAGCCGAAAAAAAAGGAACGAGATAGTAAGACGCATAGAGACAATATATTGAGAGCTGCTCAGGAGCTTTTTACTGCATTGGACTATGACAGGGTTTCGATGCGAATGATAGCGAAGCAATCTGGAGCAAGCAGTTCGGTAATCTATCATTACTTTGGAAATAAAGAGGGGCTATTTGAGTCTGTTGTTCGCGAAACTGTTCTCCCAATTCAAGAGCATTTGAAAGTAATTGTGCATAAAAATGCTGACCAAGATCTGATTAGTCTAATTAAGGCTCTATTTCGCGCTATTAGTGAAGTGCCAAACTTTCCTAAACTCGTTATTCAAGTAATGAAAATGCCCTCGACGAACTTTCAACGGAAGATCGTGCAAGATATGTTTGAAGAGTTTAGTCGCCCTATGCAAAATATTATATTTGACAAGCTGCAGCGTGAAGGGGCAATTCGATCTGACATGGATCCTAAATGGTGCCGATTGTCTTGGATGAGCCTATTGATTTTTCCATTGATGTTACCGAAATCGATTTACGACTTACATGGGTTTGAAGATGAAAATTTTCTAGAATATTTGCTGGAGCACAACTTAAAGGTCATGCGCCATGGATTTATTTGCAAATGA
- a CDS encoding DUF2788 domain-containing protein: MLYDYMNIIESIGLDLLFASIFFLIGMAIKDVLKQGNVPPFGRRIVWLVLFLGCTGFIIKGVIQLTWEGSGL; this comes from the coding sequence ATGCTATACGACTACATGAACATCATCGAGTCAATTGGACTTGACCTGCTGTTTGCGTCTATTTTCTTTCTGATCGGAATGGCAATTAAAGACGTATTAAAACAGGGAAATGTTCCGCCTTTTGGGCGTCGTATAGTTTGGCTAGTACTTTTCTTAGGCTGTACCGGCTTCATCATTAAAGGTGTCATACAGCTCACTTGGGAAGGTTCTGGACTTTAA
- the seqA gene encoding replication initiation negative regulator SeqA, which yields MKTIEVDEDLYRYIASQTQHIGESASDILRRLLKVESNGNSGAGSFIKAGMAEQGIVVSKDIVKESSIDGVKEMRSLLISDEFAGLKKAIDRFMLVLSTLYRIDSRSFSEASQVKGRKRVYFADNEKTLLANGNTTKPKAIPNTPFWVITNNNTSRKRQMVEQLMVRMNFSTELIEKVTNSI from the coding sequence ATGAAAACAATTGAGGTTGATGAAGATCTATACCGCTACATCGCTAGCCAGACACAGCACATTGGCGAGAGCGCATCTGATATTTTGCGCAGGCTGTTAAAAGTTGAATCAAATGGCAATAGTGGCGCTGGCTCTTTTATCAAAGCGGGTATGGCTGAGCAAGGAATTGTCGTTAGCAAAGATATCGTGAAGGAAAGCAGTATAGATGGCGTAAAAGAAATGCGATCTTTACTCATTTCCGATGAGTTTGCCGGATTAAAGAAAGCAATAGATAGATTCATGCTTGTTCTCTCAACTCTTTATCGCATCGATTCAAGAAGCTTTTCAGAAGCAAGCCAAGTAAAAGGTAGAAAAAGAGTGTATTTTGCTGACAACGAGAAAACTCTGTTAGCAAATGGCAATACAACGAAACCTAAGGCGATTCCAAATACACCTTTTTGGGTTATTACCAACAATAACACCAGCCGAAAGAGGCAAATGGTTGAGCAACTGATGGTGAGAATGAACTTTTCGACGGAACTAATAGAAAAAGTCACCAACTCAATCTAA
- the fldA gene encoding flavodoxin FldA — MASVGIFFGSDTGNTEAIAKMIQKQLGKKLVHVQDIAKSSKEDIDNFDLLLLGIPTWYYGEAQCDWDDFFPELESIDFSGKLVAIFGCGDQEDYAEYFCDAMGTVRDIVEAKGATILGNTSTEGYEFEASKAVLEDDDSQFVGLCIDEDRQPELTDERVSNWVKQIHEEMCLSELED, encoded by the coding sequence ATGGCAAGTGTAGGTATCTTCTTTGGTAGCGATACAGGTAACACCGAAGCTATCGCAAAGATGATTCAAAAGCAGTTAGGCAAAAAACTCGTTCATGTTCAAGATATCGCAAAAAGCAGTAAAGAAGATATTGATAACTTTGACCTGCTACTTCTTGGTATCCCGACATGGTATTACGGTGAAGCACAATGCGATTGGGACGATTTCTTCCCTGAATTAGAGAGCATCGATTTTTCTGGAAAGTTAGTCGCTATTTTTGGTTGCGGCGACCAAGAAGACTATGCTGAATACTTCTGTGATGCTATGGGCACTGTACGTGATATCGTTGAAGCGAAAGGCGCGACTATCCTTGGCAACACTTCAACTGAAGGCTATGAGTTTGAAGCATCGAAAGCAGTACTTGAAGATGATGATAGCCAGTTTGTAGGCCTATGTATCGACGAAGATCGTCAACCTGAGCTAACTGATGAACGTGTTTCTAATTGGGTTAAACAAATCCACGAAGAAATGTGCTTATCTGAGCTAGAAGACTAA
- the pgm gene encoding phosphoglucomutase (alpha-D-glucose-1,6-bisphosphate-dependent): MAIHPRAGQKAQQQDLYNIPSLVSNYYLLQPSAGAVEQRVQFGTSGHRGSSDKVTFNENHILAIAQAVVEIRAELGTTGPMFVGKDTHALSEPAFKSVVQVLIANGIKVCAQEDNGYTPTPGISHAILTYNKKHDEKADGLVITPSHNPPQDGGIKYNPTHGGPAEGELTKRIEDRANALIAEELQGVKQIDIEQAKSSELFDEQDLVAVYVDDLVNVVDMEAIQKAKLNIGVDPLGGSGIEYWKRIAEVYKLDLTLVNDAVDPSFQFMSLDKDGVIRMDCSSPYAMAGLLALKDEYDLAFGNDPDYDRHGIVTPKGLMNPNHFLAVCIDYLYRHREGWAKDVAVGKTLVSSALIDRVVAALGRELCEVPVGFKWFVDGLYNGSFGFGGEESAGASFLRKDGTPWATDKDGIILCLLAAEITAVTGKNPQQYYEELAAKHGESQYNRIQAVANGAQKKVLSNLSPEMVSAATLAGDPITARLTHAPGNGAAIGGLKVTTDFGWFAARPSGTEEIYKIYCESFKGEEHLKQIESEAQDIVNQVFKEAGL, translated from the coding sequence ATGGCTATTCACCCACGAGCTGGCCAAAAAGCTCAGCAGCAAGATCTCTACAATATCCCATCCCTAGTTTCGAATTACTATCTGCTTCAGCCTTCAGCCGGCGCGGTAGAGCAACGTGTACAATTTGGTACCTCTGGCCATAGAGGAAGTTCTGACAAAGTTACTTTTAACGAAAATCATATTTTAGCTATAGCTCAAGCGGTAGTAGAAATTCGTGCCGAGCTAGGTACGACAGGGCCAATGTTTGTTGGTAAGGATACGCACGCTTTATCTGAGCCTGCTTTTAAAAGCGTTGTTCAGGTTCTAATTGCTAATGGTATAAAAGTCTGCGCTCAAGAAGATAATGGCTACACACCTACACCGGGTATTTCTCATGCGATCCTAACATACAACAAAAAGCATGATGAGAAGGCGGATGGTTTAGTGATCACTCCATCTCATAACCCACCTCAAGATGGTGGTATCAAATATAACCCGACACACGGCGGTCCTGCAGAAGGTGAGTTAACCAAACGCATAGAAGACCGAGCGAACGCATTGATTGCCGAAGAGCTACAAGGTGTTAAGCAAATTGATATCGAACAAGCTAAATCTTCTGAGCTATTTGATGAGCAAGATTTAGTCGCAGTTTATGTTGATGACCTTGTAAACGTTGTTGACATGGAAGCCATTCAAAAAGCGAAGCTAAATATTGGTGTAGATCCTCTGGGTGGCAGTGGTATCGAATATTGGAAGAGAATCGCGGAAGTTTACAAACTAGACCTGACATTAGTTAACGATGCAGTAGATCCATCGTTCCAATTTATGTCTTTGGACAAAGATGGTGTTATTCGTATGGATTGCTCTTCTCCATATGCTATGGCAGGTTTATTAGCACTGAAAGATGAATACGACTTGGCGTTTGGTAATGATCCTGATTACGATCGTCATGGCATTGTGACACCAAAAGGTTTGATGAACCCAAATCACTTCTTGGCTGTATGTATTGACTATTTGTATCGCCATCGTGAAGGTTGGGCAAAAGATGTTGCTGTGGGTAAGACACTGGTATCAAGTGCTTTGATTGACCGTGTTGTTGCTGCTCTGGGCAGAGAGCTTTGTGAAGTCCCTGTAGGCTTCAAATGGTTTGTTGACGGCTTATACAATGGTAGCTTTGGCTTCGGTGGCGAAGAAAGTGCAGGGGCTTCTTTCTTACGTAAAGATGGCACGCCTTGGGCTACAGATAAAGATGGCATTATATTGTGTTTACTTGCAGCTGAAATCACGGCTGTTACGGGCAAAAACCCTCAGCAATATTATGAAGAGCTTGCTGCTAAGCACGGCGAATCTCAATACAATCGTATTCAAGCGGTAGCAAATGGTGCGCAGAAGAAAGTACTTTCTAACTTAAGTCCAGAAATGGTATCTGCTGCGACATTAGCAGGAGATCCTATTACTGCAAGATTGACTCATGCTCCGGGCAACGGAGCAGCAATTGGTGGATTAAAAGTAACTACTGACTTTGGTTGGTTTGCTGCTCGTCCATCAGGTACAGAGGAGATCTACAAAATCTATTGTGAAAGCTTTAAAGGTGAAGAGCACCTCAAGCAAATCGAATCTGAAGCTCAAGATATAGTGAACCAAGTGTTTAAAGAAGCTGGACTATAA
- a CDS encoding TetR/AcrR family transcriptional regulator: MSLEKRRVGRPSAKDNNIDIKAKLLECACHLFATMPYEKVSIRLVSLKAGVSSSLIRYYFGDKEGLLEEVVQSVVFPIYSRVHSLAENTTYDSFIELFEGLYAELTKGSYLPKIVFQFMVMPPSDSKRQLVERIIAECSKPLQDVIFEQLVENKILRPDVDPSLCRLSWLSLMMFPFIVPPALMKLHDMELTDEFLDRFFRHNMNLMMHGFIQAPVHIDNECE; encoded by the coding sequence ATGTCTTTAGAGAAAAGAAGAGTTGGTCGCCCGAGCGCGAAAGATAATAATATTGATATAAAAGCGAAACTATTGGAGTGCGCTTGTCACTTGTTTGCAACCATGCCTTACGAAAAGGTATCGATTCGCTTAGTCTCCCTTAAAGCAGGAGTGAGCAGTTCTTTGATCCGGTACTATTTCGGAGATAAAGAAGGGTTACTTGAGGAAGTGGTACAAAGTGTAGTATTTCCCATATATAGCCGTGTTCATTCATTAGCTGAAAATACTACTTATGACTCGTTTATAGAGCTCTTTGAGGGATTGTATGCTGAGCTGACAAAAGGCTCATACCTGCCAAAGATTGTATTTCAGTTTATGGTGATGCCTCCTTCGGATTCAAAGCGACAGCTAGTTGAGAGAATTATTGCTGAGTGCAGCAAGCCGCTGCAAGATGTCATCTTTGAGCAACTGGTAGAAAATAAAATATTGAGGCCGGATGTGGATCCTTCTTTGTGCCGTTTATCTTGGCTTAGCTTGATGATGTTTCCCTTTATTGTTCCTCCAGCGTTAATGAAGCTTCACGACATGGAGTTAACTGACGAGTTTCTTGATCGATTCTTCCGTCACAACATGAATCTAATGATGCATGGATTCATTCAAGCTCCAGTTCATATCGATAATGAATGCGAGTAA
- the fcrX gene encoding ferric iron uptake transcriptional regulator FcrX has product MSDNNQALKDAGLKVTLPRLKILEVLQQPECQHISAEDLYKKLIDIGEEIGLATVYRVLNQFDDAGIVTRHHFEGGKSVFELSTQHHHDHLVCLDCGEVIEFSDDIIEERQKEIASLYNVTLTNHSLYLYGKCGDGTCKENPDAHKLKK; this is encoded by the coding sequence ATGTCAGACAACAACCAGGCGTTAAAAGATGCTGGTCTTAAAGTCACCTTACCTAGGTTAAAGATTTTGGAAGTTCTTCAGCAACCAGAGTGCCAACACATCAGCGCTGAAGATCTTTATAAGAAACTTATTGATATTGGTGAAGAAATCGGTCTTGCCACTGTATATCGAGTGCTTAACCAATTTGATGATGCAGGTATCGTAACTAGACACCACTTCGAAGGTGGTAAATCCGTATTTGAACTTTCTACGCAGCACCATCATGACCACTTGGTTTGCTTGGACTGCGGCGAAGTTATCGAGTTTTCCGACGACATCATTGAAGAACGTCAGAAAGAGATCGCTTCTCTTTACAACGTGACACTAACAAACCACAGCCTATATTTATATGGCAAATGTGGCGATGGTACTTGCAAAGAAAACCCAGATGCCCACAAATTGAAAAAGTAG
- the nagA gene encoding N-acetylglucosamine-6-phosphate deacetylase encodes MYALTNCNIYTGRDVLREHAVIIENDLIADICALDEVPANIKTIDLGGANLSPGFIDLQLNGCGGVMFNDDISIDTLQTMHQANIRSGCTSYLPTLITSSDEDMKKAIEVTKEYQKTYKNQSLGLHLEGPYLNPEKKGIHSIDYIRQPADSMVDYLCDNADVITKVTLAPEQNDHNHIKRLKDAGIVVSIGHTNATYAEAREGFESGITFATHLFNAMTSIAGREPGVVGAIYDTPEVYAGVIADGFHVDYANIRIAHKQKADKLVLVTDATAPAGAEMDHFIFVGKKVYYRDGKCIDENGTLGGSALTMIEAVRNTVEYVGIALDEALRMATLYPATAIGVQDKLGRIQKGMVANLTAFDSNYNVQAAIVNGKYEQI; translated from the coding sequence ATGTACGCGCTAACAAACTGCAATATTTATACTGGTAGAGACGTTCTTAGAGAACACGCTGTTATTATCGAAAATGACCTAATCGCTGATATCTGTGCTTTAGACGAAGTACCAGCTAATATTAAAACTATTGATCTGGGTGGCGCCAATCTAAGTCCGGGCTTTATCGACCTACAGCTAAACGGCTGTGGCGGTGTGATGTTTAACGATGACATCTCAATCGACACGCTGCAAACTATGCACCAGGCTAACATACGCTCTGGGTGTACTAGCTACTTACCTACCCTGATTACCTCAAGCGATGAAGACATGAAGAAAGCAATTGAGGTAACGAAGGAATACCAAAAGACGTACAAGAACCAATCTCTAGGTTTACACCTAGAAGGACCTTATTTAAACCCTGAAAAAAAGGGCATTCACAGCATCGACTATATCCGCCAACCTGCTGATAGCATGGTTGATTACCTTTGTGACAATGCTGATGTCATCACTAAGGTCACGCTTGCTCCTGAGCAAAATGATCACAACCACATCAAGCGACTTAAAGATGCTGGAATCGTTGTGTCGATTGGCCATACTAACGCTACCTATGCAGAAGCAAGAGAAGGCTTTGAGTCAGGCATAACTTTCGCAACGCACCTATTCAATGCAATGACTTCTATCGCAGGTCGTGAACCGGGTGTTGTAGGAGCTATTTACGATACACCTGAAGTATATGCCGGTGTCATTGCAGACGGATTTCATGTAGATTACGCCAATATTCGAATCGCGCATAAACAGAAAGCAGATAAATTAGTATTAGTGACCGACGCCACAGCACCAGCAGGTGCGGAAATGGATCACTTTATTTTTGTCGGCAAGAAAGTATATTACCGTGATGGTAAGTGCATTGATGAAAATGGCACACTAGGCGGATCAGCATTAACAATGATTGAAGCCGTTAGAAATACCGTAGAGTATGTTGGGATCGCTTTGGATGAAGCACTTCGAATGGCAACGTTATACCCTGCAACCGCTATTGGCGTTCAAGATAAGCTAGGACGTATCCAAAAAGGCATGGTGGCAAATTTAACAGCATTCGACAGTAACTATAATGTCCAAGCGGCAATAGTGAATGGCAAATACGAGCAAATATAA
- the glnS gene encoding glutamine--tRNA ligase, whose translation MSEIEARPSNFIRQIIDKDLANGKHTSVHTRFPPEPNGYLHIGHAKSICLNFGIAQDYQGQCNLRFDDTNPEKEEVEYVESIKNDVQWLGFEWAGDVCYSSNYFDKLYDYAIELINKGLAYVDELTPDEIREYRGTLKAPGKPSPYRDRSVEENLALFEKMRAGEFEEGKACLRAKIDMASSFMVMRDPVLYRVRFAHHHQTGDKWCIYPMYDFTHCISDALENITHSLCTLEFQDNRRLYDWVLDNISIESQPHQYEFSRLNLEYTVMSKRKLNQLVTENLVEGWDDPRMPTISGLRRRGFTPGSIREFCKRIGVTKQENMIEFGSLESCIRDDLNENAPRAMAVLDPVKVVIENFDAENVETLTIANHPNKPEMGTREVPFSRELWIERDDFREEANKKYKRLVLGKEVRLRGAYVIKAERIEKDDNGEITTIYCSYDAETLGKNPADGRKVKGVIHWVSADKGLSAEIRLYDRLFTVPNPAAADDFASTLNPSSLVKVNGYVEPSLASAEAEKGIQFERTGYFCLDNKDSSANALVFNRTVGLRDSWAKIESN comes from the coding sequence ATGAGTGAAATTGAGGCTCGTCCATCGAATTTCATTCGCCAAATAATCGATAAAGATTTAGCGAATGGTAAACATACTAGCGTGCATACCCGCTTTCCCCCGGAGCCAAACGGCTATCTACATATCGGGCATGCGAAATCCATTTGTTTAAATTTCGGTATTGCACAGGATTATCAAGGGCAATGTAATTTGCGCTTTGATGATACGAACCCTGAAAAAGAAGAAGTTGAATACGTAGAGTCGATCAAAAACGATGTTCAATGGCTTGGCTTCGAATGGGCTGGTGATGTCTGCTACTCCTCAAATTACTTCGATAAGCTATACGATTATGCGATTGAACTCATCAATAAAGGCTTAGCTTATGTTGATGAACTAACGCCTGATGAGATCCGTGAATATCGCGGCACTCTAAAAGCGCCGGGTAAACCAAGCCCATATCGCGATCGTAGTGTGGAAGAAAACCTAGCACTGTTTGAAAAAATGCGTGCAGGTGAGTTTGAAGAGGGAAAAGCTTGCCTACGAGCTAAAATCGATATGGCTTCTTCATTTATGGTGATGCGCGATCCGGTTTTATATCGCGTTAGATTTGCTCACCACCACCAAACAGGGGACAAATGGTGCATTTATCCAATGTACGATTTTACCCACTGTATTTCTGATGCGCTTGAGAACATTACTCACTCGCTATGTACTTTAGAGTTTCAAGATAACCGTCGTTTGTACGATTGGGTTTTAGACAATATCTCTATCGAGAGTCAGCCTCATCAATACGAGTTTAGTCGCTTAAATCTTGAATATACGGTGATGTCAAAGCGTAAACTCAACCAACTAGTGACCGAAAATCTAGTGGAAGGTTGGGATGACCCTCGCATGCCAACTATTTCTGGTTTGCGTCGTCGTGGCTTTACTCCTGGCTCAATCCGTGAGTTTTGTAAGCGAATCGGTGTAACCAAGCAAGAGAATATGATTGAGTTTGGTTCATTGGAGTCGTGCATTCGAGATGACTTAAATGAAAATGCGCCTCGTGCAATGGCTGTACTTGATCCAGTCAAAGTAGTGATTGAAAACTTTGATGCTGAAAATGTAGAAACACTGACGATTGCGAATCACCCAAACAAGCCGGAAATGGGAACAAGAGAAGTTCCATTTTCTCGCGAGCTTTGGATTGAGCGTGATGATTTTCGCGAAGAAGCGAACAAGAAATACAAACGCCTTGTGCTAGGTAAAGAAGTTCGCTTACGTGGCGCGTATGTCATCAAAGCAGAGCGTATCGAGAAAGATGATAATGGTGAAATAACGACCATTTACTGTAGCTACGATGCTGAGACACTCGGTAAAAACCCTGCTGATGGCCGTAAGGTAAAAGGTGTTATCCACTGGGTATCTGCTGATAAGGGTCTAAGTGCTGAGATTCGTTTGTACGATAGGTTATTCACCGTACCAAACCCAGCGGCAGCCGATGACTTCGCGAGCACATTGAACCCGTCGTCTCTTGTGAAAGTGAACGGGTACGTAGAACCTAGCTTAGCTAGCGCAGAGGCTGAAAAAGGTATTCAGTTTGAAAGAACAGGATACTTCTGTCTAGATAACAAAGATTCTTCAGCGAATGCGTTAGTGTTCAACAGAACTGTTGGATTGAGAGATTCTTGGGCTAAAATCGAAAGCAACTGA